In Aspergillus nidulans FGSC A4 chromosome IV, a single window of DNA contains:
- a CDS encoding putative differentiation regulator (Nrd1) (transcript_id=CADANIAT00000573), which yields MQTSDASNIPSRLKFSHLSADSTGFSHGAYNSNNLPLQGLSDRNHRRINIPAINTTATSSTADNMATSGTAFDMNFTPLLPSQLLLGSPFQPGTPSAFTSPQFTNYGGFPQNPSGQGAQNQLGSPTQGSHNAGLYSNLLAAEGLGNQQILAGPQSPVGGLGGLGNTAYGSPAAAVTPGLLSGTSRTVYLGNIPPETPAEEILNHVRSGQIESVRLLPDKNCAFISFLDSNSATHFHSDAILKKLAIKGNDIKVGWGKPSQVPTSVALAVQQSGASRNVYLGNLPEETTEDELREELGKFGPIDTVKIVKEKAIGFVHFLSITNAMKAVSQLPQETKWQTPRRVFYGKDRCAYVSKTQQQNAAQFLGIAPGYAHILNSADRDLITNALAQQSVAAAAVATSAGGVNNLGNRTIYLGNIHPETTIEEICNVVRGGLLHHIRYIPDKHICFVTFIDPTSAASFYALSNLQGLMIHNRRLKIGWGKHSGPLPPAIALAVSGGASRNVYVGNLDESWAEDRLRQDFSEYGEIELVNTLREKSCAFVNFTNIANAIKAIEGMRNREEYRRFKINFGKDRCGNPPRQTGNAGQQTRNGGGFEGPQSPSPALNGFHTLGQPGAQPSPTRPALSPAPGSTGSQNGQPNRHPLQTVTSPSSILNNGPNNPLTMYLNQMSTQQVQEQEDRLNDSLTLTALQSQPQPSHHHQQSLYNGTTSELTNGSIDAPLHQHKPSTNGFLNISNSSASSGHHATASTSSLSVPRAQHSRAVSLPSFSQEPFGPISGQPGPGRSGASHHPQSSFSGFNSALGGLNHSGFGLAIHNENSLPGWAEEEIGAK from the coding sequence ATGCAAACATCCGATGCCTCAAACATCCCGAGTCGTCTGAAGTTTTCTCACCTGAGTGCAGACAGTACTGGATTCTCCCACGGAGCATATAATTCGAACAACCTTCCGTTGCAAGGATTGTCGGACCGGAACCACCGTCGAATAAACATTCCCGCCATCAACACGACTGCCACTTCGAGTACGGCCGATAATATGGCGACCTCGGGCACCGCGTTTGATATGAACTTCActccccttcttccttcccagcTGCTACTCGGTAGTCCATTCCAGCCCGGAACCCCTTCCGCGTTCACCTCGCCTCAGTTTACGAACTACGGTGGCTTCCCTCAGAACCCTTCGGGACAAGGAGCACAGAACCAACTAGGCAGCCCGACGCAGGGTTCGCACAACGCTGGTCTGTACTCGAATTTGCTGGCTGCGGAAGGTCTGGGTAATCAGCAGATATTAGCTGGTCCTCAGTCTCCTGTCGGTGGTCTGGGCGGACTTGGAAATACTGCATACGGAAGCCCTGCTGCGGCTGTAACCCctggtcttctttctggTACTAGCCGGACTGTATACCTTGGCAACATTCCCCCGGAGACTCCAGCAGAGGAAATCCTTAACCATGTTCGGAGCGGTCAAATTGAGTCTGTTCGCTTGCTTCCGGACAAGAACTGCGCCTTCATCTCGTTTTTGGACAGTAACTCAGCCACCCACTTTCACTCAGACGCCATTCTCAAAAAACTAGCCATCAAGGGTAACGACATCAAGGTTGGCTGGGGTAAGCCGTCGCAGGTTCCTACCTCCGTCGCCCTGGCAGTCCAACAATCGGGAGCGTCGCGTAATGTATATCTTGGAAATCTACCGGAGGAGACAACAGAGGATGAGTTGCGGGAAGAGCTTGGGAAATTTGGCCCAATCGATACCGTGAAGATTGTGAAGGAAAAGGCCATTGGCTTCGTCCATTTCTTGTCCATTACGAACGCCATGAAAGCCGTTTCCCAGCTTCCTCAGGAAACGAAATGGCAGACTCCCCGGCGTGTCTTTTATGGCAAGGATCGATGCGCCTATGTCTCGAAGACACAGCAGCAAAATGCTGCACAGTTCCTGGGAATCGCGCCGGGATATGCGCATATTCTCAACTCGGCGGACCGGGACCTGATCACCAACGCTCTAGCCCAGCAATCTgtggctgcggcggcggtggctaCCTCCGCTGGCGGTGTCAACAACCTTGGAAACCGGACTATCTACCTTGGCAACATCCACCCTGAGACTACCATTGAAGAGATTTGCAACGTGGTGCGAGGAGGCCTCTTACACCATATTCGATACATTCCGGACAAGCATATTTGCTTTGTCACATTTATTGACCCGACATCAGCTGCTTCCTTCTACGCTCTCAGCAACCTACAGGGGCTCATGATTCACAACAGGCGGCTGAAGATTGGCTGGGGTAAACACTCCggacctcttcctcctgcgaTTGCACTTGCCGTCAGTGGCGGTGCATCTCGCAACGTATATGTCGGCAACCTAGATGAATCGTGGGCTGAAGATCGTCTGCGTCAAGACTTCTCAGAGTACGGAGAGATCGAGTTGGTAAACACGCTTCGAGAGAAAAGCTGTGCCTTTGTTAATTTTACCAACATCGCGAACGCAATAAAAGCCATCGAGGGCATGCGAAACCGGGAGGAGTACCGGCGTTTCAAAATCAACTTCGGGAAAGACCGCTGTGGAAACCCACCTCGTCAGACAGGTAATGCTGGACAGCAAACCCGCAATGGCGGTGGTTTTGAGGGCCCGCAGTCACCCTCACCAGCCCTCAATGGTTTCCATACCCTTGGCCAACCTGGCGCGCAGCCTAGTCCAACGCGCCCGGCACTTTCACCCGCTCCTGGCTCTACGGGATCTCAGAACGGCCAACCGAACCGACACCCGCTTCAGACCGTAACATCTCCGTCCAGCATTTTGAACAATGGCCCTAATAACCCATTAACGATGTACCTCAACCAAATGTCTACGCAGcaggttcaggaacaggaagacCGCCTGAACGATTCCCTTACACTGACGGCTCTACAATCTCAGCCCCAACCCAgccatcaccatcaacaatcCCTTTATAACGGAACCACTAGCGAACTCACCAATGGTAGTATCGATGCTCCCTTGCATCAGCACAAGCCATCTACGAACGGTttcctcaacatcagcaacagctccGCCAGCTCCGGTCACCATGCCACTGCAAGCACTAGCAGCCTCAGCGTTCCCCGTGCTCAGCATTCGCGGGCTGTGAGCTTACCATCATTCTCTCAAGAGCCATTTGGTCCTATTTCTGGTCAACCTGGCCCAGGTCGTTCTGGAGCGTCCCATCACCCTCAGAGCAGCTTCTCGGGCTTCAACTCTGCTCTTGGAGGGCTCAACCACTCCGGCTTCGGGTTGGCCATTCATAACGAGAACTCATTGCCTGGCTgggcagaagaggagattgggGCCAAATAA
- a CDS encoding Iwr1 domain-containing protein (transcript_id=CADANIAT00000574), which produces MSLPPEQISIKRRREEEPVDTLYIQSDLHQTKRRFTDFVFQRVTVNGNNGYNAHGTSSAHLSHSGPQRVIRTPRSVSSLHQPKTTNTASGPVVPMVRATSPGAELREQKRIAAARKQAEDKLANALHGSPGSLKPETEATTTISHKSDSAPTREGVVSSASTERGTPSIRRFQISRSGTPMSPLRTTGGGVQKRRADSAVVVLVEKLRREPHSRRASLVADAAARADIAMSLAQEETPSRPRKRPVVNQAEKKWRAERQKAISAAKDHISQVLEKEAQARQSNWEEESDRLASQFERIALELDGEMEAEPTSSNQYAAPSPTRPAVPKPPLKHQPRVPNKHRTAPPAPEPERVNHQSEHEDGGESDEDYVYDTYIRHRLPDKGFMDPLASIELDQETWLRHHGIDSSRQDVGVIVITPEDEMYWDDFAEDEDDEDKWDSEDGDSNGELPSSLMRMPEANGTALIAENNPANDYPDEELSWDDEEDDAAAIYRKYRHGSDDEEFDWDGSGSEGGADGLGHRYGRSHVESDEDW; this is translated from the exons ATGTCTTTGCCACCCGAACAAATCAGCATCAAACGGCGCCGAGAGGAAGAACCGGTAGACACATTAT ATATCCAGTCTGATCTGCATCAGACCAAGCGTCGGTTTACAGACTTTGTTTTCCAACGAGTCACTGTGAACGGTAATAACGGTTATAATGCCCATGGAACTAGCTCTGCTCACCTATCGCACTCTGGGCCGCAGAGGGTCATTCGAACTCCTCGCTCCGTGAGCAGTCTTCATCAGCCCAAGACTACAAACACCGCCAGTGGGCCCGTCGTGCCTATGGTGAGAGCAACGTCACCAGGGGCAGAACTTCGTGAACAAAAGAGAATTGCGGCTGCCCGCAAGCAGGCTGAGGATAAACTGGCAAATGCTCTACATGGTTCGCCGGGTTCGCTAAAGCCAGAGACTGAAGCTACCACAACTATATCACATAAGAGCGATTCGGCGCCAACCCGCGAAGGGGTAgtatcttctgcttcaaccGAACGAGGTACTCCCTCGATACGTCGATTCCAGATTTCACGAAGTGGCACGCCCATGAGCCCTCTACGTACTACAGGCGGAGGCGTCCAGAAACGCAGAGCAGATAGTGCCGTGGTTGTCTTGGTGGAAAAGCTGCGGCGTGAGCCACATTCCAGGCGAGCTTCTCTGGTTGCAGATGCAGCCGCTCGAGCAGACATTGCTATGTCCCTGGCCCAAGAAGAGAcgccttctcgtcctcgaaaGCGGCCGGTGGTAAATCAAGCCGAGAAGAAGTGGCGAGCGGAGCGGCAAAAGGCAATTTCTGCTGCTAAAGATCATATTTCCCAAGTGCTTGAGAAGGAAGCGCAGGCTCGCCAGAGTAATTGGGAGGAGGAATCGGACAGATTGGCAAGCCAGTTCGAGCGAATCGCACTAGAGCTAGACGGGGAAATGGAGGCAGAGCCAACAAGTTCGAATCAATACGCCGCCCCCTCTCCGACTCGCCCTGCGGTGCCTAAGCCTCCGCTGAAACATCAGCCGCGGGTTCCTAACAAGCATCGAACCGCACCGCCAGCGCCAGAACCTGAGAGGGTCAACCATCAATCGGAGCACGAAGACGGTGGTGAAAGTGATGAGGATTATGTTTACGACACCTACATCCGTCATCGGCTCCCAGACAAGGGCTTTATGGACCCGCTAGCTAGTATTGAATTAGACCAAGAAACATGGCTGCGGCACCATGGGATCGATAGCAGTCGTCAGGATGTTGGCGTTATCGTCATTACGCCGGAGGATGAGATGTACTGGGACGActttgcggaggatgaggatgacgaggataaGTGGGATAGCGAAGATGGGGACTCTAACGGTGAGTTACCTTCTAGTTTGATGCGGATGCCTGAAGCTAATGGGACTGCTTTAATAGCGGAGAATAATCCTGCAAATGACTATCCGGACGAGGAACTATCTTgggacgacgaggaggacgatgcaGCAGCGATCTACAGAAAATACCGACACGGatccgatgacgaggaattTGACTGGGACGGCTCCGGCAGCGAAGGTGGTGCTGACGGATTGGGTCACCGATACGGACGGTCGCACGTAGAGTCTGATGAAGATTGGTAA